A region of the Massilia sp. erpn genome:
AGCCGGTCGATGAAAGCGAAGACCTGCGTTCACTGATGCATGCCTTGAAAGAGGTCATCATCCTCCGGGCGCGCGACTACACGGCCACCGAAACGCGCCTGACGCAGATCCGCGCTATTCTGAAACGGGCGCGCGCCGAGATCGAAGCTCTCGACTGAGCTTCGCCCGATTTGAAGGAACAAGATGAGTACCAACTTACACCTTACCCCGGCGCGCGAGCGCGCCATTCTCTGGCTGCTGGCCTTTATACAATTCACCGTCATCATGGACTTCATGGTCATGATGCCGCTGGCGCCGCAGCTGATGCAGGCCTTCTCGATCAGTGCTTCCAAGGTATCGAGCGCGGTCTCGGTCTACGCCTGGTGCGCCGGCCTCTCCGGCATCCTGGCCGCCACCTATATTGACCGCTTCGACCGCAAACGCCTGCTGCTGACAGTCTTCCTGCTGTTTAATGTATCGAACCTGGCCTGCGCCCTGGCGCCCAACTTCCACGTGCTGGTGCTGTCGCGCGCCATGGCCGGCCTGACCGGCGGCGTGATGGGCGCGATGGGCATGGCCATCATCGGCGACATCATCCCGCCCAACCGGCGCGGCTACGCCACCGGCATCATGATGACGTCCTTCAGCATCGCGGCAATTGCCGGCGTGCCGACGGGTGTCATGCTGTCGGCGCACTATGGCTGGGCTTCGACCTTCTATCTGCTGGTGCTGCTGTCGATGGTGGTGTGGCTGGCGGGCGTCAATCTGCTGCCGTCGCTGCGCAGCCACCTGGGCAAGCCGGTGCCGCTGGCGGCGATCCTGCCGAACCTGCTGGCGCTGTTCAGCGTCGGTGCGCATCTGCGCGCCTTCCTGCTGAGTGGCTTGAATGCGATGGCGGGCATGATGGTGATTCCCTTCATCTCGCCTGTCCTGGTGAGTAACCTCGGCATCAAGCCGGCCGAGATCACCTGGATTTATCTGGCGGGCGGCATTGCGACCCTGTTCAGCGCGCGCCGCTTGGGCAACTGGTCGGATAGCGCGGGCAAGCACAAGATCTACCGCATTGTGGCGCTG
Encoded here:
- a CDS encoding MFS transporter; amino-acid sequence: MSTNLHLTPARERAILWLLAFIQFTVIMDFMVMMPLAPQLMQAFSISASKVSSAVSVYAWCAGLSGILAATYIDRFDRKRLLLTVFLLFNVSNLACALAPNFHVLVLSRAMAGLTGGVMGAMGMAIIGDIIPPNRRGYATGIMMTSFSIAAIAGVPTGVMLSAHYGWASTFYLLVLLSMVVWLAGVNLLPSLRSHLGKPVPLAAILPNLLALFSVGAHLRAFLLSGLNAMAGMMVIPFISPVLVSNLGIKPAEITWIYLAGGIATLFSARRLGNWSDSAGKHKIYRIVALASMIPMLTITHMPQMSLTVIICLFPIFMVLLSGRNIPLQALMTTVPDPAQRGAFLSANMAVVQMGTGIGALVGGICLVNGADGHIYGYGTAGWIAVGLTLFTSWWVSNVRSAPSQEVIRSPA